CCCGCGTCACTCGTACACCGACAACCCCCTCTCGGGCATGCTGGCCGGTTCGTTCTCAGTCTGGCCCGAGACCATGGGCCTTGCGGCGGTCGGCGACGAAGCCCTCGTGGAGCGGTTCGGCGACATCGCCCGCCAGGAGTACACCGCGGTCGGCATCCGCGTCGCGCTGCATCCGCAGATCGACCTCGCCACCGAGCCGCGCTGGTCTCGCGCGCTGCAGACCTTCGGCGAGGACCCTGAACTCGCCGGGCGCATGGGCGCGGCCTACATCCGCGGCTTCCAGGGCGCCGAGCTCGGCCACGACTCCGTCGCGACGATGACGAAGCACTTCCCGGGCGGTGGCCCTCAGAAGGACGGCGAAGACCCGCACTTCGCGCACGGTCGCGAGCAGGTCTACCCCGGCGGCGAGTTCGAGACGCACCTGAAGCCGTTCGAGGCCGCGTTCGAGGCCGGCACGAGCCAGATCATGCCGTACTACGGCATGCCCGTCGGCACCGAGTACGAAGAGGTCGGCTTCGGCTTCAACAAGTCGGTCATCACCGGCCTGCTGCGCGAGCGCTACGGCTTCGACGGCATCGTCTGCACCGACTGGGGACTCATCAACGACGCCGCGATCTTCGGCCAGCCCTTCCCGGCCCGCGCCTGGGGCGTCGAGCACCTGACCCCGCGCGAGCGCATGAAGAAGGTCATCGACGCGGGCGTCGACCAGTTCGGCGGCGAGGCCGACCCCGCCATGCTCGTCGACCTCGTGAACTCCGGTGAGATCACCGAGGAACGCCTCGACATCTCGGCCCGACGCCTGCTGCGCGAGAAGTTCGTGCTGGGGCTCTTCGAACAGCCCTACGTCGACGTCGAGCGCGCGTCGCGCGTCGTCGGTTCGGCCGAGTTCGTCGCCGCCGGCGAGGCCGCGCAGCGAGCCGCGATCACCCTGCTGGTCAACCGCGAGCAGACGGATGCCTCGGGCGCCGCGCGCCCCACGCTGCCGCTCGCACGCGGCCTGCGCCTCTACGTCGAGGGCATCGCACCCGAGATCGCGGCCGAGTACGGCCAGGTCGTCGCGACGCCCGCCGAGGCGGATGTCGCGATCCTGCGCCTGCAGGCTCCCTTCGAG
The DNA window shown above is from Agromyces cerinus and carries:
- a CDS encoding glycoside hydrolase family 3 protein — encoded protein: MTDQLNYETDAAAPVDTAGELDLRYRDASLPVAERVEILLSQMTLEEKAGLFFQTMIAAGEDGTLSQGDDMFGLPATDEYVGRRLMNHFNVLQTPPTAELIAEWHNRLQEAAAATRLGIPVTVSTDPRHSYTDNPLSGMLAGSFSVWPETMGLAAVGDEALVERFGDIARQEYTAVGIRVALHPQIDLATEPRWSRALQTFGEDPELAGRMGAAYIRGFQGAELGHDSVATMTKHFPGGGPQKDGEDPHFAHGREQVYPGGEFETHLKPFEAAFEAGTSQIMPYYGMPVGTEYEEVGFGFNKSVITGLLRERYGFDGIVCTDWGLINDAAIFGQPFPARAWGVEHLTPRERMKKVIDAGVDQFGGEADPAMLVDLVNSGEITEERLDISARRLLREKFVLGLFEQPYVDVERASRVVGSAEFVAAGEAAQRAAITLLVNREQTDASGAARPTLPLARGLRLYVEGIAPEIAAEYGQVVATPAEADVAILRLQAPFEERPTVFENFFHSGSLDYTAEQIAHVREVAAAVPTVVDVFLDRPAILTPFVGDLAALTANWGASPRALLDVLVGDAAPKGRMPFDLPSSMAAVEANRSDVPFDTADPLFRFGHGLSYSA